In Brassica napus cultivar Da-Ae chromosome C2, Da-Ae, whole genome shotgun sequence, the sequence ACAACCCTAAACCcagcactcgatttaacccatAAAACGAAACCCATCACTCAATTTATAAACCCATCACTCACCCATAAAACGAAACCCTAATTGGATTTCAAATCTCAGAAAAAAGAACCCTAAATCAAAAAACAATCACGATCTACAACCCTTGATCGAACCCCATATATCGATTTAGATCCCTTACTCGAAAcccccaatttttttttcgaaatcgAATAATTGCTTCCCACCCCAAATTCGACCCAATAAAGCTATAAACCTACAAGGTACTCACCTACGCTCGTGGATAGAAGAGCTCGTCGTCGATTACGTGGAGAAAATCGCCGGGAATCGTCGTCGCACGAAAAGTCGCCTCTCACGGTGAAACCCTAGTTTTTTCAGAGAAAGGGGAAAATGAGAAGAAACACGACGTGGCCCGGCTTTCCTCCTCAACGCGGAACGCTTGACCAACCAGCGTACGCCGCGTGGAAAAATCCGCCCCTTACGGGTTCATGCGCAAGGCCCGGTTCATCAAACTAATcgcatttttctttttttttttaaatccaccGGGCTTAAGATTTCGAGCCCACGAACCTGTTATAAACCGCTAATGCGGATGGTCTAAGTGTTTTTGGTTGTTTTGATGACGACAAATAAAGTGAGACAGTTAGTGTTCGTACGTGTATGGAGACTGATAACCGTCTATGTTCCCGTCTCCTTGGGATTATGATTGTCATGCACAACCAAAAGAGTGAAATAGTTATTACACGTGACAAAGCTACTCAcatgatttttagattttgtaataaatcaaaattggttatagtatttgataaaaatttctTCTTTCTGTGTGATCAAGGTTCCCTAATTGGGACTGTGTAGTATTCTACACGTCTCTTATATAGCTACACTTATTTTCGCCACGTTTTTAGGtgttttttggttgttttttggttgattaattaTACGGATTTATTTTCACCTGTTcacattgttgttgttgtttcattTTACATGTGTGACAAATTTCATAGCGGGAATCGACCACAGATAATAGTAAATCATACAGAGAAAATGGCTTTTGCTGACCGTCTTTCAGGAATCAAATACAGTACAAGGTGATATgaatattttactttatttatgttttttttttgttaacgaGGTGTTGACCTTGCGGCCCCCCACCTAGGTCCGGCGCCAGCCTTTGTCTGTACCTTGTTACGGGCCCTGGACACGCCTCCCCCTCCCCGCGAGTCGAACAGCTGACCTCCCCTCCCCAAGGAGGTAGTACCACTGGACTACGAGGTCCTGGGTTACTTTATTTATGTTGCAAGTTATTTTCACATGGGTGCGACTCGAtgaactttctttttttctgtaaataccatttataaaatattcctCCTCCCTTGAAAGAGACATCAGTCTTACagataaaataaagaaaacgaaGCTTACAAAATACACACatgtaaaaaaaagaagaagatagaaaACCTTTACACGCGCCTCACGCGCTCGAAGAAATTCTCTCAACTTGAGATCCACTTCCTTTCTCCTCCTCCGTCCCTCTCAGCGGCGACGGCCCCTCTCTGCCGCCATGGCGAAAAAGAAACCTCCCAAAAAGCGTCCACCAAACCGCAACAGTCCCAGATCTAACCCTCCATCGCAGCAAAAGTCCCCTCACTTACATAATATGCATGCTTAAGTAGAGTCAGGCGGAACCCTTTCCCTTCGATTGAGAAATCGGTGCCTCAGTCAACCCCAACCACTGTCATCGCGCATTGTAGCGATTCTCCAAGGAAAGGTGACCATGCTACTGTAATTTCTCCGTCTCCAACTTGTGACTCTGCTTCCAAAGACGTGGAATCCCCAATCCATGAAACCCTAGCTACAGTGACTCAGAATGTTCCTGCAGCTACTGCGAATCCTCCGGCCTTGCCTCGTTAGGAAGCCCGGTTACAAAACAGAAGGAATCGGTCCCCTCTTTTGAGCAGACTCGTTCTTCAGCAGAGTTTTGGAAAGGATTTGTAAAACCTTCACAAGTCAAGCTCCAGCCCAAAGAAACCCCCTTCCTCTTGGAATCAGGAGAAGCGTGTATCACCATCCCGAATGCCGTGGTGGAAAAGAACAAGAAGGCTTGGGAATGTTTCATTCTGGGTCAGTTCTATGAAGAACCTCTGGCACGTGGAGCTGTTCATGCCATTGCTAATGGTATTTGGAGCAGGCAAAGGAGAGATATTTCAGTATCTAAAATGGAAGGAAATGCCTACCTATTTCGAGTACCTTGTCCTAATGCCAGGCGCAGAATCCGTAGCCAAAGTATATGGCAGTTTGATGGACAAACTATGTTTGTTGCAAAGTGGGCTCCGGGTATCCAGCAAATGAAACCTGAACTCGAGATGGTGCCCGTATGGCTTGAGCTCACTGGTGTTCCTCTACAATTTTTCAACTCTGACGCTCTCCAAGAGATTGTGGGAATCGTGGGCCACCCGGTCTGTTTGCATCCTTCAACGGAGAACCTTACAAATATAGAGGTTGCAAAGGTCTATACAGTAATTGACCCGAGGAAAGAGTTGCCTAAATTTGTAAATGCAAGATTTGAATATGGAGTGACAAGAAGAATTGGTGTCTCCAGCCCCTGGCTTCCCTCGCAATGTTCTTTCTGCAAGAAATTGGGTCACACCATAACTCGTTGCAAGTCTGCTCCTCGTACCTGTACTGCGTGCAACTCAGTCAGGCACACAACAGAAAATTGTCCAAGAGGCCTAAACATCCCCTCGAAAGACAAGATTAAAGATAAAGGAAAGGCGCCAATCAAAAGCCTTCTCCCTATTGTCCCTCAGCCAAAGCGAGTTTCACAGCCAAAACGAGGTTTTCATACCACGCCAATTTATAGGGAAGTGCGTAAGATTGCAGCGCCTCCTCTGGCTTCATCAGCGCTTCAAACAGCTTCTGTTGAGGCTTCTCTACTTGCCTCCCCCGTGACCCCTGATCTGGGCACTATTACTACAGTTTATGATCtaaatacactacaagaaaacaggtcGTTTCCGACTACGGTATTAGTCGGTATTCAGTCGGTAAATGGTCATTTCCGACTGATTGACGACTGATAAGAGTCGTCGTAATATACCTCGTCGCTAAATATTTTAGTCGTAAAACAGTCGGTATTTAGCGACTGTTTGACGACTATTATGATCAGTCGTAACTTCAGTCGGTAATTAGTAGGGCATATGGCGACTGATTTACGACTTATTTAGTGACTATTCTACGATGGCTTAGTGACTGAATTTAACGACTGCGTATAGCGACTGAATTTAACGACTGAGTTTAACGACTGCATTTAGCGACTGATTACACGACTGACTTAGTGACTAACTATCTCTGTAGGAAAACAGTCGGTATATTACTGCTACCGAATCACGACTGATTAGCGACTGAAATGCTTAAAATATACGACTGATTTCGCGACTGATATGCGACtaattaccatatttttttggctgttaaatatatgattttggtGTATTGTTTTTCTTGTCCATGATTTGTTATTTAAATCTGCTATTAGTACTACTAAAAACGATTTTGAAATCATAAGAGTTTTAAATACATGTACCATACACAAACAAAAGAACTCCATAACTTAGGAGTATTCAAGTTTCAAACAGAAAGAACTCCAAAGAGTTTACAAGTTTCACACATCCAAAAGGTAGTTTTTCACATAGGAGAAGGGACCTAAACATGATGGGGATCAGATGAAGCTGTTTCTTTGGAGATGAAGTCCAAGAATCTCTGGTCTGTGGTGGCGATGTACTTCCGAACCATTAACAACTCATCGATCGTAGCTTGCTGAGTAGCTATAACTCTGGAACGCTCTTCCTCAACCATTGccgcagcagcagcagcttGGGCACGATCTTCCTCAGcctttgcaagaagagcagCTTGTTCTTTGATTTGGCGTTGAGCTTCTTCAAGTTGCTGTTGCATTTGGATGAAAGAGGACAAGCTTCTTGGGTCATATGCCACTTCATTAAGTTGGTTCTTCAAGCTTCCAAGGCCATAAATTTGCCCCCTGTCATTGGTGAAAGTGGCCTATAACAAGCAATAACAAGCAAGACTATATCAATAACAAGTGAGAGACTATTATGAAtgcaaaaaagaaaatgttGAGTAAGAAACCCAACCTGAATAAACAGCTCATTCTCCTCTTCTATTGATAGTGGTGGATGCTGCCCAGTCTCGGTGTGATCATCAGTCTCAAGGGTGGCCAACTTAGCTTCTTTTTGCTTCTTGAAAGCCTCAATAACTTGTTTAGCTTTGAAATCAATAAAGGTTCCATCTGACTTTGTATGAGCTCTGATGAATACTTCACCAAAGCTCACTGGTCTTCCCAATTCAACAACCTGAAGTAAAATGGAAGAAAAGATCagtataaaatgtttaaaaaccAAACAGACTTATCACAATGAACAGATAAGAAGTAGGGACTCACCATCTCTTGGTGGAGCTGCATATAAGACTTCTGGCCAGAGTTATGTGTGTGAAAGCCAAGACCTTGACGGTCAGACATTCTAGATGCTGATGCTGTAGCACTCTTTGCAACCGCAGCGTCAGTGTCCCAATAGTCGGTCATTAGTTTCCAGAGTGTGTCGCCTATCCAATTAGGCTGCTGCCGAGATGTCCTTACTTCGCTGACCATGTCTTTCATTCGTAGAAGAGCAATGGCCTCGAAATGTTCTTGCACAACACCAGTCAATGATGGATCCCATGTGTGAGTTTTCTACAAATGAACATAGAAGATACTAGTTAGCCATCAAAAAccaaagaattaaaaaaacagtGTGTAATAAACTTGTTCAAAAAACAGAGAAGAGACAGAGAAACTTACGGCAAATTCCAGAAAGTAGCATTCTTGTCTGTCTCTAGGCACACGAGTCCAGCTGTAGAAAGGCTTATTAAACTTGTTCTTTAAAATCTTGGTAATCTTTCTAGACAAGCTCGACTTGTCATACCCAAACCTACAaacatata encodes:
- the LOC125581650 gene encoding uncharacterized protein LOC125581650 isoform X1, translating into MEGNAYLFRVPCPNARRRIRSQSIWQFDGQTMFVAKWAPGIQQMKPELEMVPVWLELTGVPLQFFNSDALQEIVGIVGHPVCLHPSTENLTNIEVAKVYTVIDPRKELPKFVNARFEYGVTRRIGVSSPWLPSQCSFCKKLGHTITRCKSAPRTCTACNSVRHTTENCPRGLNIPSKDKIKDKGKAPIKSLLPIVPQPKRVSQPKRGFHTTPIYREVRKIAAPPLASSALQTASVEASLLASPVTPDLGTITTVYDLNRGKLYVDFTGLADAQLASPAASGESSSDMEITSEDEDDPDDHHDQFIDVISKRSKKQAKEKEKSKAGVRGPLIL
- the LOC125581650 gene encoding uncharacterized protein LOC125581650 isoform X2 encodes the protein MEGNAYLFRVPCPNARRRIRSQSIWQFDGQTMFVAKWAPGIQQMKPELEMVPVWLELTGVPLQFFNSDALQEIVGIVGHPVCLHPSTENLTNIEVAKVYTVIDPRKELPKFVNARFEYGVTRRIGVSSPWLPSQCSFCKKLGHTITRCKSAPRTCTACNSVRHTTENCPRGLNIPSKDKIKDKGKAPIKSLLPIVPQPKRVSQPKRGFHTTPIYREVRKIAAPPLASSALQTASVEASLLASPVTPDLGTITTVYDLNRGKLYVDFTGLADAQLASPAASGESSSDMEITSEDEDDPDDHHDQFIDVISKRSKKQAKEKEKSKAGVRGPLIL